The following proteins are co-located in the Pedobacter frigiditerrae genome:
- a CDS encoding YaiO family outer membrane beta-barrel protein yields the protein MRFRISFITFLLLACNIFTFAQSADDLFTQARKAAFNESNYPKAISLSKTALQASPDYADIRVFLGRVYTWSKKPDSARAEFNYIIDKQPTYEDAYVALGNLEFWNENTDKALIVVNKGLKVVPNSEPLNLLKAKLLNDLKRWEEADVLLVDILKKNPSLTEARSLASRVKENSAKNRVGVNYSFIYFDKQFADPWHIASVDYSRQTKYGSIAGRVNYANRFNSSGLQFEIDAYPRISNTFYAYVSGGYATEAGVFPKYRAGFSLYANLPHSFEADAGLRYLRFGDNTFIYTASIGKYYKNFWFNFRTYLTPSTSNVSQSFSLNTRYYFGGADDYLSLSLGTGLSPDDQNNVLINATNYKLKSNSISLGLRKSFKTFNVVTFNLGLENQEYLKGVKGNQFDASIGYIRRF from the coding sequence ATGAGATTTCGCATTTCCTTTATTACATTTTTACTTTTGGCCTGTAACATCTTTACCTTTGCTCAGAGTGCTGATGATCTTTTTACACAAGCACGTAAAGCTGCTTTTAATGAGTCTAACTATCCAAAAGCGATTAGCTTAAGTAAAACCGCATTACAAGCCAGCCCTGATTATGCAGACATAAGAGTGTTTTTAGGAAGGGTTTATACTTGGAGCAAAAAACCGGATAGTGCTAGAGCAGAGTTTAACTACATCATTGATAAACAACCTACTTACGAGGATGCATACGTGGCCCTAGGTAATTTAGAATTCTGGAATGAAAATACAGATAAAGCATTGATTGTTGTTAACAAAGGTCTTAAAGTGGTTCCCAACTCTGAACCTTTAAATTTATTAAAGGCAAAATTGCTTAACGATTTAAAACGCTGGGAAGAAGCTGATGTATTATTAGTTGATATCTTAAAGAAAAACCCTTCACTTACAGAAGCTCGTTCCTTAGCGAGTAGGGTTAAAGAAAATAGTGCAAAAAATAGAGTTGGAGTTAATTATAGCTTCATCTATTTCGATAAACAGTTTGCAGACCCATGGCATATTGCAAGTGTTGATTATAGCAGGCAAACGAAATATGGTTCTATTGCTGGCAGAGTAAATTATGCGAATAGATTTAACAGCAGTGGGCTTCAATTTGAAATTGATGCTTATCCAAGAATTTCGAATACCTTTTATGCTTATGTAAGTGGTGGTTATGCAACAGAAGCTGGTGTATTTCCCAAATATAGAGCTGGCTTTTCTCTTTATGCCAACTTACCACATAGTTTCGAAGCAGATGCAGGACTTAGATATTTGAGATTCGGTGACAATACTTTTATTTACACTGCATCCATTGGCAAATACTATAAAAACTTCTGGTTTAACTTCAGAACATACTTAACCCCATCAACAAGTAACGTTTCTCAATCATTTTCATTAAACACCAGATATTATTTTGGCGGTGCCGATGATTATTTAAGTTTAAGTCTAGGAACGGGTTTGTCTCCAGATGATCAAAATAATGTATTGATTAATGCCACCAATTACAAGCTAAAATCTAACAGTATCTCTTTAGGATTAAGGAAATCATTTAAAACCTTTAATGTTGTAACCTTTAATTTAGGTTTAGAAAATCAAGAATATTTGAAAGGTGTTAAGGGTAATCAATTTGATGCGAGCATAGGTTATATCAGAAGGTTTTAG
- a CDS encoding LTA synthase family protein encodes MDKDSRNKKLKQLYNVTKEFARIFLVWLGVLLILSVFEVLFNGFTHEFPEHIFNIIALSLFKGLVFWLKWLWLEYLLFVIIYFVSKKAAVVISYVLIFLLALTQLLLINYFNASLLPLGSDLYGYSIADIEQTVGASGSLSIWIILGFLLLLAGLIFALKFFPKRINISGKIALIFPVISLLLLLVNVNSIGSTAFQSDFANNLVLNKSDYFFSASYNYFFPQPEELDIYSDSYIADYESSNSSLVNFEYINESEYPFLHQEQTADVLTPFMNPSKTPPNIVFILVEGLGRAFTNEGAYLGNFTPFIDSLANKSLYWKNFLSEGGRTFAVLPSLMGSLPFAKNGFLELNDKMPGHLSLYSLLKYNNYRTSFYYGGDSKFDNMKTFLQKNAVDEIKDGASFPNGYTKLPVQNGFTWGYSDDQLFDYFLNTRSQLPQNPELSVVLTVATHNPFLIDNQEKYLKLFENRMSQLNFSEEQKATYRNYKLQYSSILYTDEALRNFFFKYQKRSDYTNTIFVITGDHRMPEIPMNNKIDRYHVPLIIFSPMLKRTAQMESVSTHFDITPSILAYLKTNYKLKIPSQSSWMGTGLDTARNFRNIHQYPIIQTKTDMIDFVMGEYHLNGNTLFKLDNNMQEVAIEDEEVLNQIKNKFENFKKRNNKITNGAKIWPDSLIRNYSILKK; translated from the coding sequence ATGGACAAGGATTCAAGAAATAAAAAATTGAAACAACTGTATAATGTAACTAAAGAATTTGCAAGAATTTTTTTAGTGTGGTTGGGTGTTTTACTAATATTAAGTGTTTTTGAAGTTCTATTTAATGGATTTACGCATGAATTTCCAGAACATATATTTAACATTATAGCACTTTCTTTATTTAAAGGTCTGGTTTTTTGGCTCAAATGGTTGTGGCTAGAATACTTGCTGTTTGTGATTATATACTTTGTTTCAAAAAAGGCTGCGGTAGTTATAAGTTATGTTTTAATTTTTCTTTTGGCATTAACACAGTTACTACTGATTAATTATTTTAATGCTTCTTTATTGCCTTTAGGTAGTGATTTATATGGCTACTCTATCGCAGATATTGAACAAACAGTCGGGGCATCAGGAAGTTTAAGCATTTGGATCATCTTGGGCTTTTTGTTGCTATTAGCTGGACTAATATTTGCCTTAAAATTTTTTCCTAAGAGAATTAATATATCAGGAAAGATCGCCTTAATATTTCCAGTAATTTCACTTTTGTTATTGCTTGTTAACGTAAATTCGATTGGCAGTACAGCGTTTCAATCAGATTTTGCAAATAACCTTGTTCTAAATAAGTCTGATTACTTCTTCTCAGCATCTTATAATTATTTCTTCCCTCAGCCTGAAGAGTTAGATATTTATAGTGATAGTTACATCGCTGATTATGAAAGCAGTAACTCAAGCTTAGTGAATTTTGAATATATTAATGAAAGTGAATATCCTTTTTTGCATCAAGAGCAAACAGCGGATGTATTAACTCCTTTTATGAATCCTAGTAAAACGCCACCAAATATTGTCTTTATTTTGGTTGAAGGTTTAGGAAGGGCATTTACAAATGAAGGTGCATACTTAGGTAATTTCACGCCTTTTATAGATTCTCTTGCTAACAAAAGTTTATACTGGAAAAACTTTTTAAGTGAAGGTGGTAGAACATTCGCTGTTTTACCATCATTAATGGGATCGCTGCCATTTGCAAAAAATGGCTTTTTAGAATTAAATGATAAAATGCCAGGCCATTTGTCTTTGTACAGTTTATTGAAATATAATAACTACCGTACATCATTCTATTATGGAGGCGATTCGAAATTCGATAACATGAAAACCTTTTTACAAAAAAATGCAGTTGATGAAATAAAAGATGGTGCAAGCTTTCCAAATGGATATACAAAGTTGCCTGTTCAAAATGGTTTCACATGGGGTTATTCAGATGATCAGTTATTTGATTATTTCTTAAATACAAGAAGCCAATTGCCTCAAAATCCTGAACTAAGTGTGGTTTTAACGGTTGCAACGCATAACCCGTTTTTAATCGATAATCAGGAAAAATACCTAAAGTTATTTGAAAACAGAATGAGTCAGCTGAATTTTAGCGAAGAACAGAAGGCAACTTATCGTAATTATAAACTACAATATTCGAGCATCTTATATACAGATGAAGCATTACGAAATTTCTTTTTTAAGTATCAAAAAAGAAGTGATTATACCAATACTATTTTCGTAATTACTGGGGATCATAGAATGCCAGAAATACCAATGAACAATAAAATTGATCGTTACCATGTGCCATTGATTATCTTCTCACCAATGCTAAAACGTACGGCCCAAATGGAATCTGTCTCAACACATTTTGATATAACACCAAGTATTTTAGCCTATTTGAAAACGAACTATAAACTAAAAATTCCATCTCAATCAAGTTGGATGGGAACTGGACTTGATACAGCTCGTAATTTTAGAAATATACATCAATATCCGATTATTCAGACCAAAACAGATATGATTGATTTTGTTATGGGAGAATATCATTTAAACGGGAATACTTTGTTTAAGCTTGATAATAATATGCAAGAAGTAGCTATTGAAGATGAAGAAGTTCTAAATCAAATAAAAAACAAATTCGAAAATTTTAAGAAGCGAAATAATAAAATAACTAATGGCGCCAAAATTTGGCCAGATTCATTAATAAGGAATTACTCAATACTTAAAAAATAA
- a CDS encoding glycosyltransferase, whose translation MSWQSILVDILTYSILLYSIVLLSLYVFIGLYSIGEIRRYLFKNSFTDYRALASSTQAPGMSILAPAYNEGANVIENVRSLLSIHYNNLEVIIINDGSKDDSLEKLIAAYDLYKSDFFVNEQVATKPVRGVYKSRAKKYRKLIVVDKVNGGKADALNVGINISQKEYIVCIDVDCILEQDALLKLAKPFLENTDKRVIATGGVIRIANGCTIEDGMLVKINLPNTFLPRMQTLEYIRAFLLGRMAWSRLNGLLLISGAFGAFDKEIAVKCGGYDHNTVGEDMELVVRMRRYMEELKQPYRVSFIPDPLCWTEAPVSFKILGRQRNRWARGTIETLRMHKVMFFNPKYGLLGMLSYPYWFFFEYLAPIIEFVGMSCFIILALFGLTNWYFFFGLLGLVFSFGIMYSIFAILMEVLTYNQYSRYRDIARLIGTALMEPFVFHPFVVWSSIKGNIDLYQKKNSWGEMTRQGLSSPKKPNS comes from the coding sequence ATGAGTTGGCAGTCCATTTTAGTTGATATACTTACTTACAGTATTTTACTTTATTCAATCGTACTATTAAGCCTTTATGTGTTTATTGGTTTATATTCTATAGGAGAAATTAGGAGATATTTATTTAAAAATAGCTTTACAGATTATAGGGCATTGGCAAGTTCTACACAAGCACCTGGTATGAGTATATTGGCTCCTGCATACAATGAAGGAGCTAATGTTATTGAAAATGTACGTTCATTACTATCCATACATTACAATAATTTAGAAGTAATTATAATTAATGATGGAAGCAAAGACGATTCACTAGAAAAACTGATTGCCGCCTACGATTTATATAAAAGCGATTTTTTTGTTAACGAGCAAGTGGCAACAAAGCCAGTTAGGGGCGTTTATAAGAGTAGAGCTAAAAAATATCGCAAATTAATAGTTGTAGATAAAGTAAATGGTGGCAAGGCCGATGCCTTAAACGTTGGCATAAATATATCGCAGAAAGAATATATTGTTTGTATTGATGTTGATTGTATACTTGAACAAGATGCACTACTTAAGCTGGCTAAACCATTTTTAGAAAATACTGATAAAAGAGTTATTGCCACAGGAGGTGTGATCAGAATTGCAAATGGATGTACCATTGAAGATGGAATGTTGGTTAAGATAAACCTGCCAAATACTTTTTTACCTAGAATGCAAACCCTTGAATATATTAGGGCATTTTTGTTAGGAAGGATGGCTTGGAGCAGATTGAATGGTCTTTTATTAATTTCTGGGGCATTTGGAGCATTTGATAAAGAAATTGCAGTAAAATGTGGCGGTTATGATCATAATACCGTTGGAGAAGACATGGAACTCGTTGTTAGAATGAGAAGATACATGGAAGAACTGAAGCAGCCTTACAGAGTTAGTTTTATTCCAGATCCATTGTGTTGGACGGAGGCTCCAGTATCCTTTAAAATTTTAGGTAGACAAAGAAATAGATGGGCAAGAGGAACCATCGAAACACTGAGAATGCATAAAGTTATGTTTTTCAATCCTAAATATGGGCTATTAGGAATGTTAAGCTATCCATATTGGTTCTTTTTTGAGTATCTGGCGCCTATTATAGAGTTTGTAGGAATGTCTTGCTTTATTATTCTTGCGCTTTTTGGCTTAACTAATTGGTATTTTTTCTTTGGCTTATTGGGTTTGGTGTTCAGCTTCGGTATCATGTACTCTATTTTTGCTATTCTAATGGAAGTTCTAACTTATAATCAATACAGCAGGTACCGAGACATTGCAAGGTTAATTGGAACTGCATTGATGGAGCCATTTGTTTTTCACCCGTTTGTTGTATGGTCTTCCATTAAGGGAAATATTGATCTTTATCAAAAGAAAAACTCGTGGGGAGAAATGACTAGGCAGGGCCTTTCTTCGCCAAAGAAACCAAATAGTTAA